In Leptospirillum ferriphilum, a genomic segment contains:
- a CDS encoding TrbG/VirB9 family P-type conjugative transfer protein — protein MKPVWNTFVTGILVFMSGAGMAYADPSNQVLTPQPAGGSGEQPPKTSVRYVPVPQKPIYVVRPKQRYGPISGRDSRGLPGPHHAVNMAIRHYIRTGKADTIYDNGIQRIPFGHSQPTIVCSPLRVCDIELEAGEVVYSVALGDTVDWKIARSRSGAGINERPHLLLKPLESGDQTNLIINTSRRTYNIFLKSDKKKYVLRISFWYPDDWVKFYENRQVVEEDPSTKSKRRHESASADSHDNDQPRPNSSGVVPLVDLSKINNDYKISGDRVAWRPTSVFNDGFNTYILLPKDSDSHYRPAFFLLDRGGHASLVPYNVRHRIIVVHQLFDRGVLLFGVGSDRKRVLISRIRKDRGWFEW, from the coding sequence ATGAAACCGGTCTGGAATACATTTGTGACAGGCATTCTTGTTTTTATGTCAGGGGCGGGCATGGCTTATGCCGATCCATCAAATCAGGTTTTGACGCCTCAGCCCGCCGGCGGATCTGGCGAACAACCTCCTAAAACATCGGTCCGCTATGTTCCAGTTCCCCAAAAACCGATCTATGTGGTTCGCCCGAAACAAAGGTATGGACCCATTTCCGGTCGCGACAGTCGCGGTCTTCCTGGTCCCCATCATGCCGTCAATATGGCCATTCGGCACTACATCCGGACGGGAAAGGCTGATACGATCTATGACAACGGGATTCAACGAATTCCGTTCGGGCATTCCCAACCGACGATCGTCTGTTCTCCTCTCCGCGTCTGCGATATCGAACTGGAAGCCGGGGAGGTCGTCTATTCCGTCGCACTGGGAGATACGGTGGACTGGAAGATTGCCCGCTCCCGGTCCGGGGCCGGTATCAACGAACGCCCCCATCTTCTTCTGAAACCCCTCGAATCCGGCGACCAGACCAATCTGATCATCAATACCAGCCGGAGAACCTACAATATTTTCCTGAAGTCCGACAAGAAAAAATATGTCCTGAGAATTTCTTTCTGGTATCCGGACGACTGGGTGAAATTTTACGAAAACCGGCAGGTCGTCGAGGAAGACCCTTCAACGAAATCGAAGAGGCGACATGAATCCGCTTCCGCCGACAGTCACGACAACGACCAACCCCGACCAAACTCCTCCGGAGTCGTTCCCCTGGTTGACCTGTCCAAGATCAACAACGATTACAAAATCTCGGGCGACCGCGTCGCCTGGCGACCGACCAGCGTGTTCAATGACGGGTTTAATACCTACATCCTTCTTCCGAAAGATTCGGACTCCCATTACCGTCCCGCCTTTTTCCTGCTGGACAGGGGAGGACACGCCTCGCTGGTTCCTTATAACGTCCGGCACCGCATCATCGTCGTCCACCAGCTTTTC
- a CDS encoding type IV secretion system protein, which produces MANKEEKSSGNTGRYLDAKLEWNERYASFIVQARAFQVIALMTLTICIILAGGFVWETRQSRVVPFVVMTNKLGEAVPMQKLRQTTSVDPRILRYTLSHWITEAREVIADPIAERDIINDLYHYTSGSASKFLTRFYTHGHNPAELAAKESVNVQILSALPENGHTWRIKWRENAWNPDGNPLSSEIWTAFVTYAIKTPTSDREITENPLGIYVTSLNWTQEGR; this is translated from the coding sequence TTGGCAAACAAGGAAGAAAAGTCGTCCGGCAATACCGGTCGTTACCTGGACGCAAAACTGGAGTGGAACGAGCGGTATGCCTCGTTCATCGTTCAGGCTCGAGCCTTTCAGGTCATTGCGCTGATGACACTGACGATATGTATTATCCTGGCGGGTGGGTTCGTTTGGGAGACGAGACAAAGCCGTGTCGTGCCTTTCGTCGTCATGACGAACAAGCTAGGCGAAGCTGTCCCCATGCAGAAGCTGCGCCAGACCACTTCCGTCGATCCGCGTATTCTCCGGTACACCCTTTCTCATTGGATCACTGAAGCTCGTGAGGTCATTGCGGACCCGATCGCCGAAAGAGACATCATTAACGATCTCTATCACTACACTTCTGGCTCGGCCAGCAAATTCCTGACGCGTTTCTATACCCACGGACACAATCCCGCCGAACTTGCCGCGAAAGAGTCCGTCAATGTTCAGATTCTTTCCGCCCTCCCGGAAAACGGTCATACTTGGCGCATCAAATGGCGTGAAAATGCCTGGAACCCAGACGGTAACCCGCTGTCGTCCGAAATCTGGACCGCTTTTGTAACGTATGCCATCAAAACCCCAACCTCCGATCGTGAAATCACGGAAAATCCGCTCGGAATTTATGTGACATCTCTTAACTGGACTCAGGAGGGTCGATGA
- a CDS encoding type IV secretion system protein, with amino-acid sequence MPFNTPLPGMNHLNLMLSDLSSASGLWSAMSVVLMVIFFIGMTLSEQGGTLEKFTRFCFGASIAVDAAGVINWILQSAYSSAPSFPSTNFVKCSTQPNPGQTGSFITMVGCSYAAAAAQFAHTLWIYGMSLFKILATIEIAWAGFSWATELTGGSVLALFTRELLILSIWFGILAYGPEIMQDVIGFFETVGATAANQSWQSIQMYGSGYFGSSGLPSIQVSMDPGTILHDGILLAGNILTGTTEAFTSIISLPVSLFAYPIAAFVVLVSFAILALEVIIVYFEAMIVSSVGMLFLGFGGSKITRSWAHNQINAMVAAGVKLLVVSFLVSMMVAGPFRWARNIVGPVNTSTPTNLSQYNAQFFADNPDCVTPNTPNPNNAPVANDIFSTNCQQQYKQWVGTQQTAKVTNPYYGTVEAAIATAIGSLVMALLVFRLPSLAASIISGSMQMSSGSVVSSAAGMAGSAVMMASAAGAMTKAASNIAQSTKSIAGALGSNKGGGGSGSSFTPSMPPPGQIGSSGGDSSGGGGSSGGSGDSGSGGSPSSGGDGGSSGKNHPGRAGTAAVKDFRDQRKKMSGKNTEKS; translated from the coding sequence GTGCCGTTTAACACACCTCTTCCCGGAATGAACCACCTGAACCTGATGCTTTCGGACCTCTCTTCCGCTTCTGGACTCTGGAGCGCGATGTCGGTCGTCCTGATGGTGATCTTCTTCATCGGGATGACCCTCTCGGAACAAGGCGGGACACTGGAGAAATTCACCCGTTTCTGCTTCGGAGCATCCATTGCTGTCGATGCGGCGGGCGTGATCAACTGGATACTCCAGAGCGCCTATTCCTCCGCCCCGTCTTTTCCGTCCACGAATTTTGTGAAGTGTTCCACTCAACCGAACCCGGGACAAACGGGAAGCTTCATTACGATGGTCGGGTGCTCCTACGCGGCCGCTGCCGCCCAGTTCGCCCATACGCTCTGGATCTACGGCATGTCCCTGTTCAAGATCCTCGCGACCATCGAAATCGCCTGGGCCGGATTCAGTTGGGCCACGGAACTAACCGGAGGCTCCGTCCTTGCTCTCTTCACGAGGGAACTTCTGATCCTGTCTATCTGGTTTGGCATTCTTGCCTACGGACCGGAAATCATGCAGGACGTTATCGGATTTTTCGAGACGGTCGGAGCGACGGCCGCCAATCAATCCTGGCAATCCATCCAGATGTACGGATCGGGGTATTTCGGTTCCTCTGGACTTCCCAGTATCCAGGTCTCCATGGATCCCGGCACCATTCTCCACGATGGAATTCTCCTGGCCGGAAACATTCTAACGGGAACAACGGAAGCGTTCACGAGCATCATCAGTCTTCCCGTCTCTCTTTTCGCATACCCCATAGCCGCGTTCGTGGTTCTGGTCTCGTTTGCGATTCTCGCCCTCGAGGTGATCATCGTCTATTTCGAAGCCATGATTGTAAGTTCGGTTGGAATGCTCTTTCTGGGATTCGGCGGGAGCAAGATCACCCGCTCCTGGGCGCACAACCAGATCAATGCGATGGTCGCCGCCGGCGTCAAGCTTCTGGTCGTTTCCTTTCTGGTTTCCATGATGGTTGCCGGACCGTTTCGATGGGCCAGAAACATTGTCGGACCTGTCAATACCTCCACGCCGACAAATCTCTCCCAATACAATGCCCAATTTTTCGCGGACAACCCCGATTGCGTGACTCCAAACACCCCAAACCCGAACAATGCGCCCGTGGCAAACGATATTTTTTCGACAAACTGCCAACAACAGTACAAACAATGGGTGGGTACACAACAGACGGCAAAGGTTACCAATCCTTACTACGGAACGGTTGAAGCGGCTATCGCCACGGCCATAGGGTCTCTCGTGATGGCCCTTCTGGTGTTTCGTCTCCCCAGTCTTGCGGCAAGCATCATCTCCGGATCGATGCAAATGAGTTCCGGATCTGTTGTTTCCTCTGCCGCCGGGATGGCTGGGTCCGCCGTCATGATGGCGAGCGCGGCCGGGGCCATGACAAAGGCGGCGTCCAATATCGCCCAATCGACAAAATCGATCGCCGGGGCACTGGGGAGCAATAAAGGGGGGGGAGGTTCCGGTTCCTCTTTCACACCGTCCATGCCTCCCCCGGGACAAATCGGATCCAGTGGCGGAGATTCTTCCGGAGGCGGTGGATCTTCGGGTGGAAGTGGCGATTCCGGAAGCGGAGGATCCCCTTCCTCCGGAGGAGATGGTGGTTCCTCCGGAAAAAACCATCCTGGCAGAGCGGGAACAGCAGCCGTCAAGGACTTCAGAGACCAGCGAAAAAAAATGTCTGGTAAAAACACAGAAAAATCATAA